In Papaver somniferum cultivar HN1 chromosome 1, ASM357369v1, whole genome shotgun sequence, a genomic segment contains:
- the LOC113276301 gene encoding putative multidrug resistance protein produces the protein MNGFCRKSNGDLGEGNYLSVTNEIRWTWTVGSYDHRKLAKFLLGGRDSIARYADGVDKLLILLGTIGSIGDGMMTPLTMVVLSSIINEYGPSDNAFSNSIVDKYSIRLLYVAVGVGGAAFMEGVCWATTAERQTRLMRKDYLKSVLRQDVGYFDTQTGTSATYQVVSTISSDVNSIQDVLSEKIPNFLAHLTSFAACLILAFVLSWRLALASLPFTLMFIIPGIVFGSLLMKRGAKMKSAYGVAGGIAEQAVSSIRTVFSYVAELETLERFSHELQESMELGIKQGFTKGLMIGSMGMIFATWAFLSWVGSVLVITRGDNGGPIFIAGICIILGGLSIMFALPNITFFATAMAAASRIFEMINHVPNIDSESGKKLTSVRGELIFKDVSFSYPSRPDTHILQGFNLNVPAGRSVGLVGSSGSGKSTIISLLQRFYDPLRGDILLDGNRIKKLHLKWLRSQMGLVNQEPVLFATSIRENILFGKEGAPMELVIDAAKDANAHDFICNLPDGYDTQVGQLGLQLSGGQKQRIAIARALIRDPKILLLDEATSALDSESERTVQDALDKASTGRTTIIIAHRLSTIRRSDLILVLQSGKVIESGSHEELTQMNNRQGGGTYSKMVELQHKALQNDSLNPNIQTGQSKHQTKLTSFPSPSPYFTPAFSPSPAYSFIQSTYSDDPYEKHGNLVSSYPSAPSQWRLLMMNAPEWKRAVLGCLGAIGFGVVQTTHAFSLGSVVSVYYLTDENLIRSKTNLYCFIFLGLTVLSFVTNLLQHYNFAVMGERLTKRVREKMLEKVLTFEIGWFDQDENTSAAICARLATEANMVRSLVGDRVALLLQVFTGASLACVLALVVAWRLAVVMIAMQPFLICCFYSRSVLMKRMSEKARIAQNEGSQLASEAVVNHRTITAFSSQNRILSLFETTQRSPHKESVKQSWFAGIGLFSSQFLTTASIALSFWYGGRLIHENVITSQHMFQAFFVLMSTGKNIADAGSMTSDLAKGADAVRSVFAILDRKPEIDPDNPQGIKPKKELEGNIVLKNIFFAYPARPDQMIFKGLSLKIEAATTVALVGESGSGKSTIISLIERFYDPLNGSVEIDKKDIKLYNLRALRSHIALVSQEPTLFAGTIRENIVYGKLNVAEAELRQAARLANAHDFISSMENGYNTFCGERGVQLSGGQKQRIALARAILKNPAILLLDEATSALDSVSENLVQQALEKMMIGRTCVVVAHRLSTIQKADTIAVIKNGKVAEQGSHSRLLEIGHGGSYYSLIKLQGSNSPYR, from the exons ATATGCAGACGGAGTCGACAAATTGTTGATTCTGTTGGGAACTATTGGTAGCATAGGAGATGGAATGATGACGCCTCTCACCATGGTAGTTCTCAGTAGTATAATTAACGAATATGGACCTTCTGATAATGCTTTCTCCAATAGTATCGTCGACAAG TACTCCATCAGGCTACTATATGTTGCTGTCGGGGTTGGAGGTGCAGCTTTCATGG AAGGAGTTTGTTGGGCAACAACTGCAGAAAGACAGACAAGACTTATGAGAAAAGACTATCTCAAATCTGTTCTAAGGCAAGACGTCGGTTATTTTGATACCCAAACAGGGACTTCTGCGACGTACCAAGTTGTCTCCACCATATCGTCAGATGTCAATTCTATCCAAGATGTTCTTAGTGAGAAG ATACCCAACTTCCTTGCCCACTTAACAAGCTTCGCTGCCTGCCTGATTCTTGCGTTTGTACTGTCATGGAGGCTGGCACTGGCTTCCTTACCATTCACACTCATGTTTATTATCCCTGGTATTGTATTTGGTTCACTCTTGATGAAGCGCGGAGCAAAGATGAAGAGTGCTTATGGAGTTGCAGGCGGAATTGCAGAGCAAGCGGTCTCATCAATTCGAACCGTGTTTTCGTACGTTGCAGAGCTTGAAACACTAGAAAGGTTCAGCCATGAACTACAGGAAAGCATGGAACTTGGAATAAAGCAAGGCTTTACCAAGGGATTAATGATCGGCAGTATGGGCATGATATTCGCAACTTGGGCTTTCCTCTCCTGGGTGGGAAGCGTTCTGGTAATCACAAGGGGCGATAATGGTGGCCCTATCTTTATCGCCGGAATATGCATTATTCTTGGAGGATT GTCTATTATGTTTGCGTTGCCAAATATTACATTCTTCGCAACCGCAATGGCTGCTGCTTCTCGAATATTTGAGATGATTAATCATGTTCCTAATATAGACTCCGAAAGTGGCAAGAAATTAACAAGTGTCAGAGGAGAATTAATATTCAAGGACGTAAGTTTCAGCTACCCTTCGAGGCCTGACACGCATATATTACAAGGGTTCAATCTTAACGTTCCGGCTGGTAGGTCAGTAGGACTCGTTGGAAGCAGCGGTTCTGGAAAATCAACAATTATCTCATTGCTTCAGAGATTCTACGACCCACTCAGAGGAGACATTCTCTTGGATGGGAACAGAATTAAGAAACTCCATCTGAAATGGCTGAGATCCCAGATGGGTCTGGTAAATCAAGAGCCAGTTCTGTTCGCGACTTCGATAAGAGAGAATATTTTATTTGGAAAAGAAGGAGCTCCAATGGAGCTTGTCATTGATGCTGCAAAGGATGCTAACGCACATGACTTCATTTGTAACTTACCAGATGGATACGATACTCAA GTTGGCCAATTAGGACTTCAGTTATCTGGTGGTCAGAAACAAAGAATTGCCATTGCCAGAGCTTTGATCAGAGATCCAAAAATATTGTTGTTGGATGAGGCTACTAGTGCACTAGATTCCGAATCAGAAAGAACCGTACAAGACGCGCTGGATAAAGCTTCAACAGGGAGAACAACCATCATAATTGCTCATCGACTCTCAACAATACGTAGATCCGACTTGATACTGGTTCTTCAGTCTGGGAAAGTAATTGAATCAGGCAGTCATGAAGAACTAACTCAAATGAACAACAGACAAGGTGGAGGAACATACTCAAAGATGGTGGAGTTGCAGCACAAGGCACTGCAAAATGATTCTTTGAATCCAAATATACAAACAGGTCAAAGTAAGCACCAAACGAAGCTAACAAGTTTCCCGAGCCCATCTCCGTATTTCACACCAGCATTCTCTCCCAGTCCAGCCTATTCGTTCATCCAAAGTACTTACAGTGATGATCCATATGAGAAACATGGAAACCTGGTCTCTTCTTATCCTTCAGCACCTTCTCAGTGGCGTTTGTTGATGATGAATGCACCCGAGTGGAAGAGAGCCGTGCTTGGGTGTTTGGGAGCTATTGGCTTCGGAGTAGTTCAGACAACGCATGCCTTCTCTTTGGGATCAGTTGTATCAGTTTACTACCTGACAGACGAAAATCTTATACGATCAAAGACCAAcctctactgcttcatcttcttaggCTTAACAGTTCTCAGCTTCGTCACAAATCTTCTGCAACATTACAACTTTGCTGTCATGGGAGAGAGATTAACCAAACGGGTACGTGAGAAAATGCTTGAGAAGGTGCTGACGTTTGAGATTGGATGGTTTGATCAAGATGAGAATACTAGTGCAGCAATCTGTGCGAGGTTAGCAACAGAAGCAAACATGGTTCGGTCCCTTGTAGGAGATCGGGTAGCATTGCTACTTCAGGTCTTTACTGGAGCTTCGCTTGCTTGTGTGTTAGCTTTGGTTGTCGCGTGGAGGTTAGCCGTTGTGATGATAGCTATGCAACCTTTTCTCATTTGCTGTTTCTATTCCAGGAGCGTGTTGATGAAGCGAATGTCAGAAAAAGCCCGAATAGCACAGAATGAAGGGAGTCAATTAGCGAGTGAAGCGGTTGTAAATCACAGAACTATTACTGCCTTTTCATCTCAAAACAGGATATTGAGTCTCTTTGAAACTACCCAGAGAAGTCCTCACAAGGAGAGTGTCAAACAGTCATGGTTTGCAGGAATAGGATTATTCAGCTCTCAGTTTCTTACAACAGCCTCCATAGCTTTGAGTTTCTGGTACGGAGGGAGACTAATACATGAAAATGTGATAACATCACAGCACATGTTTCAAGCATTCTTTGTCCTAATGAGCACGGGTAAGAACATAGCTGATGCAGGTAGCATGACTTCTGATTTAGCAAAGGGTGCGGatgcagtaagatcagtgtttgCCATCCTAGATAGGAAACCTGAGATTGACCCTGATAATCCTCAAGGAATCAAACCTAAAAAGGAACTTGAGGGAAATATTGTGCTGAAAAATATCTTCTTTGCTTACCCAGCAAGGCCTGACCAGATGATCTTCAAGGGTTTGAGTCTCAAAATAGAAGCTGCAACGACCGTGGCACTGGTTGGGGAAAGTGGGTCTGGCAAATCCACTATTATTTCGCTGATTGAGAGGTTCTACGATCCACTGAACGGATCAGTAGAGATAGACAAGAAAGACATCAAGCTCTACAACTTGAGAGCCTTAAGATCACATATCGCCTTGGTTAGTCAGGAACCTACTTTATTTGCAGGAACCATCCGTGAGAACATAGTTTACGGGAAACTCAATGTTGCCGAAGCTGAACTAAGACAGGCAGCACGTCTTGCCAATGCTCATGATTTCATAAG TTCCATGGAAAACGGATACAACACTTTCTGCGGAGAGAGAGGGGTTCAGCTGTCGGGAGGTCAAAAGCAAAGAATAGCACTGGCTCGTGCAATTTTGAAGAATCCAGCCATTCTATTGTTGGATGAGGCAACTAGCGCACTCGATAGTGTATCAGAAAACTTGGTTCAACAAGCACTGGAGAAAATGATGATTGGTAGAACCTGTGTAGTTGTGGCACACAGACTATCCACGATACAGAAAGCAGACACCATAGCAGTTATAAAAAACGGGAAAGTTGCTGAACAAGGATCACATTCCAGATTACTTGAAATCGGACATGGGGGATCATACTACTCTCTAATAAAATTACAAGGTAGTAACTCTCCTTACAGGTAA